ttatttgcccatgtgtattcattaagaaaacaacattcggatatgtgatcatagctgtttatgttgatgatcttaacatcataggtacaaataaagagatccatgaagccattcaacttctaaagaaagaatttgaaatgaaagatatcGGAAAAACCAAATATtgtcttggtttgcagattgagcatatgcctaatggtttacttgtacatcaaacaacttatacggaaaagattttaaaacgtttcaatatggacaaagcaaaaccattaagtactcctatggttgttagattacttaatgttgacactgatccatttcgtccctgtgaagatcatgaagatatcctgggaccagaagtaccatatcttagtgcaattggagctcttatgtatcttacaaattgtagaagacctgacatttcttttgcagttaatttgttggcaaggtttggctcagctcctaccaaaagacactggaatggaatcaaacacatatttcgataccttcgaggaactgctgatttgggattattttattctaacgattcaaaacaagatttagttggttatgcagatgcaggttatttatccgatccacataaagctaaatctcaaactggatatgtattcctaaatggaggtaccgcaatttcatggcgttctcaaaaacaaacacttgttgcaacatcatcaaatcatgccgaagtaattgcattacttgaagctactcgggaatgtttttggttgagatcaatgacacagatcattactgattcttgtggactagaacgcgataaaaatccaacaactatctatgaagataattcagcttgcatagcacagatgaaagaatggtatatcaaaagtgacagaacaaaacacatacctacTAGAttattctcatacactcaagatctcattaagaacaaccaggttgaaatgagatatgttcaatccagcaaaaactctgctgatcttttcaccaaagcacttccaactgctattttcagagcgcatgttcacaatattggcatgaggcatgttaaaAGGATGTAACAgctcaacgatgtctacttgagggggagtcaactcatgctgcactctttttcccttagctaaagtttttttcccactgagttttctttagcaatgtttttaacgaggcagtactagttgaacTCTAATGAAacaaaaattgtcatccaagggggagtgttataatcatAAAAAGCCAAAAACGATGTTTGACAATTTATATCTCCATCCACAATAATTCAACTTTAGGAGACAAATTTACAATTCATATCTCGTGATTGATTCTATACAGTTATTATTCTTATGTATAAATAGATGATGGATGTAAGAAAGAACACACACCCAATAATATCAATATTTTCTCTCCCTCTCTTTTATCTTCTAATTATCAATagcctacagtcaagaaccagaccactaaaggtagttataagcctactgaattataacacgttcaccactaaaggtagttataagcctactgaattataacacgttcaacactaaaggtagttataagcctactgaattataacaaattttTCATTGAACCAGTCTTAGGgagttatctattattattatattattatttcttCACATCCAAATTTAAATATTACTTAGCTCGCCAAATTgtatatatgaaatgaatatatgaacaataTTGAAAACAAACTGTACTGTATCGATTTATTAACACAAATCAATTTAGTTTGTTCCAAATTAAAACTTAGATAAACAAAAACCAAACTAAACCGGTAAATTGAATTTATACGTCAAAATCGAACCTAAAAGCAAATTTGGTTCGTTTTCAACTAAAAACTGATGAACCAacaaaattataaaatttataataaaaccCTATAAAATTCATAACTACGGAGTACAAGATAAGGAAAATAATATGACACAAACTACATAAATAAGTTATATCTAACCAAATCCGTATTCACAGTAATTAAACTACCAATGTATGTGAATATTCaaagtaattttttatttttattttattatatatcttTTTTTTGGTCATTCACGTTTACATGATAGCTATTTTTTTCTTTCAAAAGGTTCAACTCTTCAATTTGCTCACCGTACCCCTCTCCCTACACacacacccacacacacacacacacatatgtttatatgtatatatatgtatgtatgtgtgtatgtatgtatatatgtatgtgtgtgtgtattaattagaatatatttattaaattgaatTTGATCTTCGAGGTAATCTAATTCGAAAATTAATTGACAACTGTGTATTGAAATCGATTCCGACTATAATCAACTTAAAATCACTTTTTCAAAATGAATTTGATTTTAATCAATAGGCTGCAATTCGTTTCAATATTCAAATTAAAAGCTTTCGAACTTATTGAATACCCTTGATTGATAGAATTTCTTATTTAACTGTACAAAATTTAAaatctaacaaaaaaaaaaaaaaaaaaaatatatatatatatatatatatatatatatatatatatatatatatatatatatatatatatatatatatatatatatatatatatatatatataagtgagcaACATTGAGCACAAGTTCGTTTTCATATATGACAATTAATTAACCAAGATTTTACATTACATATTACAAATTTGGAATTTAAAAATTAAACAGGTAACTTGTAAGAAACTTCACAacttgaaaataaaataaaaaagtattgtaaaatatataaacataaaaaaATACTACAAACCAGAAGTGAATGGAACATTGGTCCCCGGCAACCAAGAACCACCAGCTATAAAGTTCCCAACGGTAAACTTCGCCGCCTCGGCATCCACCCTTTTCGCAGTTGATGAACCCGATCCAGTATTCATATACTCCCCATAATACAACGTATTAAGCGCGAAATTTCCACTCCATGGCATCCACCCTGCAGGATCGATCAAGCTATCGAGGCTCGTTTTCATAAAAACCGTCCTCGAGTACTGTTTCCATGGTCTACCAAGGTACGTTTTAACTCCTGACACACCTGTTAGGTCAGAGGCTGCAGCGACCCGACAATTGTGGATTGAGATACCTGTGTTTTGGTTTTGATCGGTTCGGCCTTGAGCTGTGAAAGTGTTGGTCTTGTTTGGTGGATCACGAGCGTAAATGTTGCAGTTTTGGATAACTACTGCTGCGTTTCCAAAGATGAAATCAACTGTCCCGTAGATGTCACAGTTACGATAAAATTGACGGTTTGAGTGGACGTATAATGTGTCTTGGTACCCTTCGAAGCTGCATTGGTAGAACACTGAAAGATCGGCGCCGTTGCGGACTGCTACGGCTTGATGGTTTTGTGGGCCCGCGGTGTTTCTGATGGTGATACCTTGGCCGATAAATCCATCTCCAACCACGGCTGAAATTCATAAAAAAGAAGTTAGAAGAACTATTATGTAGATTGTGCATGATACTATTCAAATATAGTAATTATAACGGTAAAGAAAAATGACCCCTTTGATTTTATTGTAAATTGATTTTTTATTGGGTTATATGTGTGTGTTGTGAGATTCTTAGCTATTAaagcctttttaattattttatagccGCTTCCTAGATTAGAGTTTTTTTTTAATGTATATTGTTCTAAAATATAGTAGTTAAAACGAGTCGTTGCAAATCGTTTTTTTGTTTTGTATAACCTTGACACCCAAGTTTACTTCTCCGTGCTTTCAACACGGTGATAACAAAGAAAACTTTAGCAGCGACGACCAAATCTTTGTTTTATGAATTAAGGAATCTTACAAAGTCAGGTTGATATAATATACAACAACAATAAAAcctaataccacataagtggtgtatgggaaaGGTGAGAGGTAGAAAATCGTTCCTCTATCCGAAATAAAGACAAGTTATTTCTTCACCCAGAGTTAAAACACTCTTAAAAGTAGAAAAAAATTGTCCATCTCTCTATTCGGCGGATAGAGAGATTACTTCCGAGTGAATCTCCTGATAGAGAGGTTGAAATATATATAGTTATTGACTATTAGAAGTTGTGATAAAAAAATCACTTTCTTTGTAGCCTTTCAAAAAAATAATCATATCATAGAAATTTATAGCTTAGCTTACCAAGAGTAGCTGAATTGAAGGTAGTACTGCCTCCTCCAACACTTTTGCTACCAGTTATGATTGTTTTACCAATACCATCTCCTAGTAACATTATGTTCTTTAGTTTTGTACCAATTACAACATTCTCCTTGTAAACACCCGCCTTCACATGAATCACGTACCGTCCGGTTCCAGACCTCTTTCCTGCAGCAGTTAT
The window above is part of the Rutidosis leptorrhynchoides isolate AG116_Rl617_1_P2 chromosome 1, CSIRO_AGI_Rlap_v1, whole genome shotgun sequence genome. Proteins encoded here:
- the LOC139874585 gene encoding pectinesterase 2-like, producing the protein MKINIFLATFVASIMLSGVYGYTKSEITSWCSQTPHPQPCEHFMSANPNYGSIKQKPDFVKALLKVTLERAEHAGSHALTLGPKCRNKYEKAAWADCLELYENTIHYINKTVDSYQKRSQVDLQTWLSTALTNQETCRAGFQELGFTDYVFPLMNNNVSSLISNTLAMNKDGNSSFGAQSPQKSGFPSWVKPGDRKLLQSSNPQANVVVAQDGSGNFKTIGAAITAAGKRSGTGRYVIHVKAGVYKENVVIGTKLKNIMLLGDGIGKTIITGSKSVGGGSTTFNSATLAVVGDGFIGQGITIRNTAGPQNHQAVAVRNGADLSVFYQCSFEGYQDTLYVHSNRQFYRNCDIYGTVDFIFGNAAVVIQNCNIYARDPPNKTNTFTAQGRTDQNQNTGISIHNCRVAAASDLTGVSGVKTYLGRPWKQYSRTVFMKTSLDSLIDPAGWMPWSGNFALNTLYYGEYMNTGSGSSTAKRVDAEAAKFTVGNFIAGGSWLPGTNVPFTSGL